One Amycolatopsis sp. NBC_00355 genomic window carries:
- a CDS encoding DEAD/DEAH box helicase, whose protein sequence is MTVTFNSGTTSTSAHAERPDRRPRQRPAGGDTLRDDAVETVETRTFAELGLPEPLLRALAEAGINSPFPIQSATIPDALAGRDVLGRAQTGSGKTLAFGLAMLARLADGKARPKRPRALILVPTRELAMQVADSLTPLAKSLGLWCRTAVGGMAFARQADALSRGVDLLIATPGRLSDHVRQGTAHLGDCNFIALDEADQMADMGFMPQVREIMDLTPPGGQRLLFSATLDGDVNRLVRQYLSDPVTHSVAPSTASVTTMDHHVLQVSHQDKQDVITHIGAREGRTIMFVRTKHHVDRLAERLREQGVNAAALHGGKTQGQRNRVLADFKEGHTPVLVATDVAARGIHVDDISLVLHVDPAADHKDYLHRAGRTARAGASGVVVTVVTNDQRRMVKRMTDRAGVRAESTMVRPGDDALTRITGAREPSGEPVIERRRESPRRGGGGGGGFRGDRGSFGGSSRGGYRGGSGGGSSNAGSGGGYAGDRDRGGDRGGYSQGSHEGRSGGFSGRGRQPRSGGGGGYGRPSRGPRRGYDS, encoded by the coding sequence GTGACAGTCACGTTCAACTCTGGTACCACCTCGACGTCCGCGCACGCGGAACGTCCCGACCGCCGGCCGCGTCAGCGCCCCGCCGGTGGGGACACGCTGCGTGATGACGCTGTCGAGACCGTGGAGACCAGGACTTTCGCCGAGCTGGGCCTGCCGGAGCCGCTGCTCCGCGCGCTGGCCGAGGCCGGCATCAACAGCCCGTTCCCGATCCAGTCCGCGACCATCCCGGACGCCCTGGCCGGCCGCGACGTGCTGGGCCGCGCCCAGACCGGTTCCGGCAAGACCCTCGCCTTCGGCCTGGCCATGCTGGCCCGGCTCGCCGACGGCAAGGCCCGCCCGAAGCGCCCCCGCGCGCTGATCCTGGTGCCGACCCGCGAGCTGGCCATGCAGGTGGCCGACTCGCTGACCCCGCTGGCCAAGTCCCTCGGCCTGTGGTGCCGCACCGCCGTCGGCGGCATGGCCTTCGCCCGTCAGGCCGACGCGCTTTCCCGTGGCGTCGACCTGCTGATCGCCACCCCGGGGCGGCTGTCGGACCACGTCCGGCAGGGCACCGCGCACCTGGGCGACTGCAACTTCATCGCCCTCGACGAAGCCGACCAGATGGCCGACATGGGCTTCATGCCGCAGGTCCGCGAGATCATGGACCTCACCCCGCCGGGTGGGCAGCGGCTGCTGTTCTCGGCGACGCTCGACGGTGACGTCAACCGCCTCGTGCGGCAGTACCTGAGCGACCCGGTCACGCACTCGGTCGCGCCGTCGACCGCCAGCGTCACCACCATGGACCACCACGTGCTGCAGGTCTCGCACCAGGACAAGCAGGACGTCATCACCCACATCGGTGCCCGTGAGGGCCGCACGATCATGTTCGTGCGCACCAAGCACCACGTGGACCGCCTCGCCGAGCGCCTGCGTGAGCAGGGTGTCAATGCGGCGGCGCTGCACGGTGGCAAGACCCAGGGTCAGCGCAACCGGGTGCTCGCGGACTTCAAGGAAGGCCACACCCCGGTGCTGGTCGCCACGGACGTCGCCGCGCGCGGCATCCACGTCGACGACATCTCGCTGGTGCTGCACGTCGACCCGGCGGCCGACCACAAGGACTACCTCCACCGCGCGGGCCGCACGGCGCGCGCCGGGGCGTCCGGGGTCGTCGTCACGGTGGTCACCAACGACCAGCGCCGCATGGTCAAGCGGATGACCGACCGGGCCGGCGTCCGCGCCGAGTCCACGATGGTCCGTCCGGGTGACGACGCGCTGACCCGCATCACCGGTGCCCGCGAGCCCAGCGGCGAGCCGGTCATCGAGCGTCGGCGTGAGAGCCCGCGTCGCGGTGGCGGCGGCGGCGGCGGCTTCCGCGGCGACCGCGGCAGCTTCGGCGGTTCGAGCCGTGGCGGTTACCGCGGCGGCAGTGGCGGCGGCAGCAGCAACGCCGGCAGCGGTGGCGGCTACGCCGGCGACCGTGACCGCGGTGGCGACCGTGGCGGCTACAGCCAGGGCTCGCACGAAGGCCGTTCCGGCGGCTTCAGCGGCCGCGGCCGTCAGCCCCGTTCGGGCGGCGGTGGCGGCTACGGCCGCCCGAGCCGTGGCCCGCGTCGCGGCTACGACAGCTGA
- a CDS encoding phytoene desaturase family protein, translating to MDSYDVVVAGGGHNGLVAAAYLARAGRSVLVLERRGETGGAAVSFRAFEGVDVRLSRYSYLVSLLPKKIIADLGLDVALRRRRMSSYTPSGGSGLLVDTGDDDRTAASFRALTGAGADFAAWRRFYELTGQVAERTFGTLTEPLLSEVDFRARVGDAEAWSMLFERPIGEALTSWFGDDTVRGVVLTDALIGTFAAAGAEDLRQNRCLLYHVIGNGTGDWDVPVGGMGAVTGSLAAVASAAGAKLVTGAEVLAIDPGGAVRYRHGDAEHVVRGGHVLANVAPPTLARLLGEKVADRPEGAQLKVNMVLSRLPELRDPGVDPAEAFGGTFHVNETFTQLETAYREAAAGTIPALPPCEIYCHSLTDPSILGPAERAAGVQTLTLFGLHMPARLFEGRNDEAREEALRATLASLNSVLAEPIEDCLLTGPDGKPCVEAKTPLDLEAELRLPAGHIFHRDLAWPFAADPAQAGRWGVETAHERVLLCGAGAVRGGGVSGIPGHNAAMAVLGKGS from the coding sequence ATGGATTCGTACGACGTCGTGGTCGCCGGTGGCGGGCACAACGGGCTGGTCGCGGCGGCGTACCTGGCGCGGGCCGGCCGGTCGGTCCTCGTGCTGGAGCGGCGCGGCGAGACCGGCGGTGCCGCGGTGTCGTTCCGCGCGTTCGAGGGCGTCGACGTCCGGTTGTCGCGCTACTCGTACCTGGTCAGCCTGCTGCCCAAGAAGATCATCGCGGACCTCGGCCTCGACGTGGCGCTGCGGCGGCGCCGGATGTCGTCGTACACCCCGTCGGGCGGCTCGGGTCTCCTTGTCGACACGGGCGACGACGACCGGACCGCCGCGTCGTTCCGCGCGCTGACCGGGGCCGGCGCGGACTTCGCGGCGTGGCGCCGGTTCTACGAGCTGACCGGGCAGGTCGCCGAACGCACCTTCGGCACGCTCACCGAGCCGCTGCTGTCCGAAGTGGACTTCCGGGCCCGGGTCGGCGACGCCGAAGCGTGGTCGATGCTGTTCGAGCGGCCGATCGGCGAGGCGCTCACCTCGTGGTTCGGTGACGACACCGTGCGCGGAGTGGTCCTGACCGACGCGCTGATCGGCACGTTCGCCGCCGCGGGCGCCGAGGACCTCCGGCAGAACCGCTGCCTGCTGTACCACGTGATCGGCAACGGGACGGGTGACTGGGACGTACCGGTCGGCGGCATGGGCGCGGTCACCGGCTCACTGGCCGCGGTGGCTTCCGCGGCCGGGGCGAAGCTCGTCACCGGCGCCGAGGTGCTGGCGATCGACCCGGGCGGCGCGGTGCGCTACCGGCACGGCGACGCCGAGCACGTCGTGCGCGGCGGGCACGTCCTGGCGAACGTCGCGCCACCCACGCTGGCGCGGCTGCTGGGCGAGAAGGTGGCGGACCGGCCGGAAGGCGCGCAGCTGAAGGTGAACATGGTGCTGTCCCGGCTGCCGGAGCTGCGGGACCCGGGCGTCGACCCGGCCGAGGCGTTCGGCGGCACGTTCCACGTCAACGAGACCTTCACCCAGCTGGAGACGGCGTACCGCGAGGCGGCGGCGGGGACGATCCCCGCGCTGCCGCCGTGCGAGATCTACTGCCACTCGTTGACCGACCCGTCGATCCTGGGGCCGGCGGAGCGGGCGGCCGGCGTCCAGACGTTGACGTTGTTCGGCCTGCACATGCCCGCGCGGCTGTTCGAAGGACGCAACGACGAAGCGCGCGAAGAGGCGTTGCGCGCGACGCTGGCTTCGCTGAACAGCGTGCTGGCCGAGCCCATCGAGGACTGCCTCCTGACCGGGCCCGACGGAAAACCCTGTGTGGAGGCGAAGACCCCGTTGGACCTGGAGGCCGAGCTCAGGCTCCCGGCCGGGCACATCTTCCACCGGGACCTGGCGTGGCCGTTCGCGGCGGACCCGGCGCAGGCCGGCCGCTGGGGCGTCGAGACAGCGCACGAGCGCGTGCTGCTGTGCGGCGCGGGAGCGGTGCGAGGAGGTGGTGTCAGCGGCATCCCCGGCCACAACGCGGCGATGGCCGTGCTGGGCAAGGGTTCCTGA
- a CDS encoding suppressor of fused domain protein, with translation MPSRAERYVAHLDTLTGSTAPRLQPIPSTHAGLDDVISFVYADEPEPRYLTGATYGLSLADHTEWHGAKPELWISVRSDDPVWALAIGYLAEHLRGTCPFVYGDTIDFGEPIAPDSAMTAFAVSAPAGLDADQYTLLDCGGAPISIAGCFPVHDIEREYIREHGIDAFWQLDWDLYDVRRPPVV, from the coding sequence ATGCCGAGCCGTGCCGAGCGGTATGTCGCCCATCTCGACACCCTGACCGGGAGCACCGCGCCCCGGCTGCAGCCGATCCCGTCCACCCACGCCGGGCTCGACGACGTCATCTCGTTCGTCTACGCCGACGAACCCGAGCCTCGCTATCTGACGGGCGCGACCTACGGCCTCTCCCTCGCCGACCACACCGAGTGGCACGGCGCGAAGCCGGAGCTGTGGATCAGCGTCCGCTCCGACGACCCGGTCTGGGCCCTGGCCATCGGTTACCTGGCCGAGCACCTGCGCGGCACCTGCCCGTTCGTCTACGGCGACACCATCGACTTCGGCGAGCCGATCGCGCCGGACTCCGCCATGACCGCGTTCGCCGTCTCGGCGCCCGCCGGCCTGGACGCGGACCAGTACACCCTGCTCGACTGCGGCGGCGCGCCCATCAGCATCGCCGGCTGCTTTCCGGTGCACGACATTGAGCGCGAGTACATCCGCGAGCACGGCATCGATGCGTTCTGGCAGCTGGACTGGGACCTCTACGACGTCCGCCGCCCGCCGGTGGTCTAG
- a CDS encoding NAD(P)/FAD-dependent oxidoreductase — protein sequence MRVLVIGSGIGGAATAYHLAARGAEVIVADAARPGTATEAGAGIVSPWTSRWEDALYPFAAAAGRYYREFTAELAELGEESSFEVVGGMIVSAEESELAAAQERLAARAADAPEIGEVRRLDPAQARELFPALAPELGAVHLSGAGRVDGHQLRRALLAAAERKGVTFVEGEVAFRADGTVASEAGPLEADSVVVAAGAWSRELLAPLGVDVPVTPHRGQISHFDLPGTDTAAWPVVLPRTSHYLLAFGGGRVVAGATRETESGFDYRVTAAGQREVLDNALTIAPGLADATLAETRVGFRPGTPDGLPVLGRIRPGLTISTGFGAGGLTNAPFAGKLVAAVALDEDPGFDLTPFSLDRF from the coding sequence ATGCGAGTGCTCGTGATCGGAAGCGGAATCGGCGGCGCCGCCACGGCCTACCACCTGGCGGCCCGGGGCGCGGAAGTGATCGTGGCGGACGCGGCGCGTCCCGGGACGGCCACGGAGGCCGGCGCCGGGATCGTCAGCCCGTGGACGTCCCGCTGGGAGGACGCGCTGTACCCGTTCGCGGCGGCCGCGGGCCGGTACTACCGGGAGTTCACGGCGGAGCTGGCCGAGCTGGGCGAGGAGTCGTCGTTCGAGGTCGTCGGCGGGATGATCGTGTCGGCCGAGGAGTCCGAGCTGGCCGCGGCCCAGGAGCGGCTGGCCGCGCGGGCGGCGGACGCGCCGGAGATCGGCGAGGTCCGCCGGCTCGATCCGGCGCAGGCGCGGGAGCTGTTCCCGGCGCTGGCGCCGGAGCTGGGCGCGGTGCACCTGTCCGGCGCCGGCCGCGTCGACGGGCACCAGTTGCGCCGGGCCCTGCTGGCCGCCGCCGAGCGGAAGGGCGTGACGTTCGTCGAGGGTGAGGTCGCCTTCCGCGCCGACGGCACGGTGGCGAGCGAGGCGGGCCCGCTCGAAGCGGACAGCGTGGTGGTGGCGGCCGGCGCGTGGAGCCGTGAGCTGCTGGCGCCGCTGGGCGTCGACGTGCCGGTGACGCCCCACCGAGGCCAGATCAGCCACTTCGACCTGCCGGGCACCGACACGGCGGCCTGGCCGGTGGTCCTCCCGCGCACGAGCCACTACCTGCTGGCCTTCGGCGGCGGCCGGGTGGTCGCCGGCGCGACACGTGAGACGGAGTCCGGGTTCGACTACCGGGTGACCGCCGCCGGTCAACGTGAGGTGCTGGACAACGCCCTGACGATCGCGCCCGGCCTGGCAGACGCGACACTCGCCGAAACCCGGGTGGGCTTCCGGCCGGGCACGCCCGACGGCCTCCCGGTGCTGGGCCGCATCCGCCCGGGCCTGACGATCTCGACGGGCTTCGGCGCGGGCGGCCTGACGAACGCCCCGTTCGCCGGGAAGCTGGTGGCCGCGGTCGCGTTGGACGAGGACCCGGGCTTCGACCTGACCCCGTTCTCCTTGGACCGCTTCTGA
- a CDS encoding GNAT family N-acetyltransferase, with product MAEALETARAVAADTAGRAQPVATEVLESAQPGAAAGVGQAQPVAMERVGRVQPVATEGLESAEPVAVDTAGRVRPVATEVLESAQPGAAAGVGQAQPVAMERVGRVQPVVAEGLESAEPVAADTAGRVRPVATEVLELARRVLAEGPGSARAVVAEARGWAQPGVAEERESARFGVAETPGAARVVATMTLHDEPPEGFWRAEDDPSAALYLSHLAVDRRFAGRGVGTWLLGEAEREAVRRGKVWLRLDAWKTNTRLHAYYLRHGFRPVRIADVPGRGSGALFQRPVAGCSR from the coding sequence GTGGCGGAAGCGCTCGAGACGGCGCGGGCTGTTGCGGCGGACACGGCCGGGCGGGCGCAGCCGGTTGCGACGGAGGTGCTCGAGTCGGCGCAGCCCGGCGCGGCGGCGGGGGTCGGGCAGGCGCAGCCTGTTGCGATGGAAAGGGTCGGGCGGGTGCAGCCGGTTGCGACGGAAGGGCTTGAGTCGGCGGAGCCGGTCGCGGTGGACACGGCCGGGCGGGTGCGGCCGGTTGCGACGGAGGTGCTCGAGTCGGCGCAACCGGGCGCGGCGGCGGGGGTCGGGCAGGCGCAGCCTGTTGCGATGGAAAGGGTCGGGCGGGTGCAGCCGGTTGTGGCGGAAGGGCTTGAGTCGGCGGAGCCGGTCGCGGCGGATACGGCCGGGCGGGTGCGGCCGGTTGCGACGGAGGTGCTCGAGTTGGCGCGGCGGGTCTTGGCGGAAGGGCCTGGGTCGGCGCGGGCCGTAGTGGCGGAAGCGCGCGGGTGGGCGCAGCCTGGTGTGGCGGAAGAACGTGAGTCGGCGCGGTTCGGTGTGGCGGAAACGCCTGGGGCTGCGCGGGTGGTCGCGACCATGACCCTGCACGACGAGCCGCCGGAAGGTTTCTGGCGTGCTGAGGATGATCCGTCGGCCGCGTTGTACCTCAGTCACCTCGCCGTGGACCGGCGCTTCGCCGGACGGGGTGTAGGGACCTGGCTGCTCGGCGAAGCGGAGCGCGAGGCCGTGCGGCGGGGCAAGGTCTGGCTGCGCCTGGACGCCTGGAAGACCAACACCCGGCTGCACGCCTACTACCTGCGGCACGGCTTCCGCCCGGTGCGGATCGCCGATGTTCCCGGGCGCGGCTCGGGTGCGTTGTTCCAGCGTCCCGTCGCCGGTTGTTCCCGGTGA
- the yaaA gene encoding peroxide stress protein YaaA, giving the protein MLVLLPPSETKADGGRGAPLDHAALSFPELNPTRAKLADALVELAGDVPASIAVLGITERQVGEVTRNARLWTSPTMPALRRYTGVLYDALDVKSFTRAGLAKAQRRLAVTSSLFGVVSATDPIPAYRLSGGNSLPALGTIRAMWKPVLEPVLQNIDDLVVDLRSGTYSAFANLRPDAVTVRVVTENATGERVTVSHFNKAYKGRLAHVLAVTRAEPSTVDQLAKVIRKAGLTVERTGDHALDLVTEG; this is encoded by the coding sequence GTGCTGGTGCTCCTCCCCCCTTCCGAGACCAAGGCCGACGGCGGCCGCGGCGCCCCGCTGGACCACGCCGCCCTGTCGTTCCCCGAGCTGAACCCGACCCGCGCGAAGCTGGCCGACGCGCTCGTCGAGCTGGCGGGCGACGTCCCGGCCAGCATCGCGGTCCTGGGCATCACCGAGCGCCAGGTCGGCGAGGTCACGCGCAACGCGCGGCTGTGGACGTCCCCGACGATGCCGGCCCTGCGCCGCTACACGGGAGTGCTGTACGACGCGCTCGACGTGAAGAGCTTCACGAGGGCCGGGCTCGCGAAGGCCCAGCGCCGGCTGGCGGTGACGTCCTCGCTGTTCGGCGTGGTCTCGGCCACCGACCCGATCCCGGCGTACCGTCTTTCCGGCGGCAACTCCCTGCCCGCGCTCGGCACGATCCGCGCCATGTGGAAGCCGGTGCTGGAGCCGGTGCTGCAGAACATCGACGACCTGGTGGTCGACCTCCGCTCCGGCACGTACTCGGCGTTCGCCAACCTCCGCCCGGACGCCGTGACGGTCCGCGTGGTCACCGAGAACGCCACCGGCGAGCGCGTGACGGTCAGTCACTTCAACAAGGCGTACAAGGGCCGCCTCGCCCACGTGCTGGCCGTCACCCGCGCCGAACCGTCCACTGTGGACCAGCTGGCCAAGGTCATCCGGAAAGCGGGCCTTACGGTGGAACGCACCGGCGACCACGCCCTGGACCTGGTCACCGAAGGCTGA
- a CDS encoding GNAT family N-acetyltransferase: MDLTWRPLTLDDDAALARLYAAAEAVDRTGEHLSTEDLREELEGPNIDLARATTGAWAGDRLVGYGLVRRRDAANPVHMIRLQSVVHPEHRDDAVGAHLVDWFTRTSREVHERAFPGAPLELHHGNHQNERWIAGVLAAAGYEHRRTMVNMRVGLADLPPQPPLPDGVEPVPFDFGYDLATLDARNDTFGGHWGSTAYEPGAWRHLVTGSKDFRPDLSFLVLDDDKVLAFVLSHFYASEADVTGVREHYATWVGTRDALRGRGVASGLLGHTLQAAKAAGFDRSALNVDVDNAHRALGVYERCGYRVDDEWHVYVG; the protein is encoded by the coding sequence ATGGACCTGACCTGGCGGCCCCTCACGCTCGACGACGACGCGGCCCTCGCCCGGCTCTACGCCGCCGCCGAAGCGGTCGACCGCACGGGTGAGCACCTCAGCACCGAAGACCTCCGCGAGGAGCTCGAAGGGCCCAACATCGACCTGGCCAGGGCCACCACCGGCGCCTGGGCGGGCGACCGGCTCGTCGGCTACGGCCTCGTCCGCCGCCGCGACGCCGCGAACCCGGTGCACATGATCCGGCTCCAGTCGGTCGTGCACCCGGAGCACCGCGACGACGCTGTCGGCGCGCACCTGGTCGACTGGTTCACCCGGACGAGTCGCGAGGTCCACGAGCGTGCCTTCCCGGGCGCGCCGCTCGAACTGCACCACGGCAACCACCAGAACGAGCGCTGGATCGCCGGGGTGCTCGCTGCGGCCGGCTACGAGCACCGGCGGACGATGGTGAACATGCGCGTCGGCCTCGCCGACCTGCCGCCGCAGCCACCGCTGCCGGACGGCGTCGAGCCGGTGCCGTTCGATTTCGGGTACGACCTCGCGACGCTCGACGCCCGCAACGACACCTTCGGCGGCCACTGGGGCAGCACCGCCTACGAGCCCGGCGCCTGGCGCCACCTGGTCACCGGCTCCAAGGACTTCCGGCCGGACCTGTCGTTCCTCGTCCTCGACGACGACAAGGTCCTGGCCTTCGTGCTCAGCCACTTCTACGCGTCCGAAGCCGACGTGACCGGCGTCCGTGAACACTACGCGACCTGGGTGGGCACCCGGGACGCGCTGCGCGGCCGCGGCGTCGCTTCCGGGCTGCTCGGCCACACGCTCCAGGCCGCGAAGGCGGCCGGGTTCGATCGGTCGGCGCTGAACGTCGACGTCGACAACGCGCACCGCGCGCTCGGGGTCTACGAGCGGTGCGGTTACCGCGTCGACGACGAATGGCACGTGTACGTCGGGTAG
- a CDS encoding 2-hydroxyacid dehydrogenase — translation MSARVLLPWTDIEVPEGIEAAYYDGLGAPPPALDDVEFYVLPYDRGPEPPRLIKDLPSLRVVQALSAGVEALVPLLPAGVRLANGRGLHDLSVAEHTLALIHASQRDLPRWLAQQERREWVREHTRSLADSRVLLVGYGSIGQAIERQLLAAEAVVTRVASRPRLDADVHGVAELPSLLAEADIVVLVLPDTPATRGLLGAPELAALPGDALVVNVGRGTAIDTEALLAETRAGRLRAALDVVDPEPLPADHPLWTVPGVVLTPHIAGGSASFYPRAKKLAGDQLRRYMRGEEPLNLVPLD, via the coding sequence ATGAGCGCTCGCGTACTGCTGCCGTGGACCGACATCGAAGTGCCGGAGGGGATCGAGGCCGCGTATTACGACGGCCTTGGCGCGCCTCCGCCGGCCCTCGACGATGTCGAGTTCTACGTGCTGCCGTACGACCGCGGGCCGGAGCCACCGCGGCTGATCAAGGACCTGCCCTCGTTGCGCGTGGTGCAGGCCCTGTCGGCCGGGGTGGAGGCCCTGGTGCCACTGCTGCCCGCCGGCGTCCGCCTGGCCAACGGACGCGGCCTGCACGACCTGAGCGTCGCCGAGCACACCCTGGCGCTGATCCACGCGAGCCAGCGGGACCTGCCCCGCTGGCTCGCCCAGCAGGAGCGCCGGGAGTGGGTGCGCGAGCACACGCGATCGCTCGCGGACAGCCGGGTGCTCCTGGTCGGCTACGGCTCGATCGGGCAGGCGATCGAGCGGCAGCTCCTGGCAGCCGAAGCGGTGGTGACGCGGGTGGCGAGCCGTCCGCGTCTGGACGCGGACGTGCACGGCGTCGCCGAGCTGCCTTCGCTGCTGGCCGAGGCCGACATCGTGGTGCTCGTCCTGCCGGACACCCCGGCGACGCGCGGCCTGCTCGGAGCCCCCGAGCTGGCCGCGCTCCCCGGCGACGCCCTGGTGGTCAACGTCGGCCGCGGCACGGCGATCGACACGGAGGCCCTGCTCGCCGAGACACGAGCCGGGCGGCTCCGTGCCGCCCTCGACGTGGTGGACCCCGAACCACTGCCCGCGGACCATCCACTGTGGACGGTGCCGGGCGTCGTCCTGACACCCCACATCGCGGGCGGCTCGGCGTCGTTCTACCCGCGCGCCAAGAAGCTGGCCGGAGACCAGCTGCGGCGGTACATGCGGGGCGAGGAGCCGCTCAACCTCGTGCCGCTGGACTGA
- a CDS encoding VOC family protein produces MKLRMAMITIDCADPRGLAEFWTAALGTTVAQDFEGEFLFLAPPEGGLTLGLQRVPEPRAGKNRVHIDFGAEDREAEVKRLVALGATEQAQHEVPGFAWTVLSDPEGNEFCVSGSHAG; encoded by the coding sequence ATGAAACTTCGCATGGCCATGATCACGATCGACTGCGCGGATCCGCGCGGGCTGGCGGAGTTCTGGACAGCGGCGCTCGGCACGACCGTCGCCCAGGACTTCGAGGGCGAGTTCCTGTTCCTCGCCCCACCGGAGGGCGGGCTGACGCTGGGGCTCCAGCGGGTGCCCGAACCACGCGCGGGCAAGAACAGGGTCCACATCGACTTCGGTGCCGAAGACCGGGAAGCGGAGGTGAAACGGCTGGTGGCGCTGGGCGCGACCGAGCAGGCGCAGCACGAGGTACCGGGCTTCGCGTGGACGGTGCTCTCGGATCCCGAGGGCAACGAGTTCTGCGTGTCCGGCTCGCACGCCGGGTAG
- a CDS encoding proline--tRNA ligase: protein MITRTSSLFLRTLREDPADAEVPSHRLLVRAGYVRRVAPGGYSWLPLGLRVLRRVEAVVRDEMNAIGAQEIQFPALLPKEPYEATGRWTEYGDGLFRLKDRKGADYLLGPTHEELFTLTVKGEYSSYRDYPVTLYQIQTKYRDEARPRAGILRGREFVMKDSYSFDLDDEGLERSYQAHRAAYTKLFDRLGLEYVVVKATSGAMGGSASEEFLAVAETGEDTYVRSTESGYAANVEAVVTPAPAAQPIEGRPEAQVHHTPNTPTIESLVNFLNAAGLGREFTAADTLKNVMLKTRQPGAKEWELVCVALPGDREVDMKRLEASLEPAEVELLDEADFKANPFLVKGYIGPKALQDNGVRYLADPRIAPGTAWVTGADKADHHVVDLLAGRDFTPDGTIEAAEVREGDASPDGHGTLVAARGIEIGHIFQLGRKYADAFELDALGPDSKPIRITMGSYGVGVSRLVGVLAEQNHDDLGIIWPREVSPFDVHIVIAGKDDAVRAGAEKLAAELDTAGLEIILDDRKATPGVKFADAELVGVPTILVVGRGLANGVVEVKDRRSGEREEIAVEAVVEHLVKLVRS, encoded by the coding sequence GTGATCACCAGGACTTCGTCGTTGTTCCTTCGCACGTTGCGCGAGGATCCGGCGGACGCCGAGGTACCGAGCCACCGGCTCCTGGTACGCGCCGGCTACGTCCGCCGGGTCGCCCCGGGCGGGTACTCGTGGCTGCCCCTGGGCCTGCGCGTGCTGCGCCGCGTCGAGGCCGTCGTGCGCGACGAGATGAACGCCATCGGCGCGCAGGAGATCCAGTTCCCCGCGCTGCTGCCGAAGGAGCCCTACGAGGCGACCGGCCGCTGGACCGAGTACGGCGACGGCCTCTTCCGCCTCAAGGACCGCAAGGGCGCCGACTACCTGCTCGGCCCGACGCACGAAGAGCTCTTCACGCTGACGGTCAAGGGCGAGTACAGCTCCTACCGCGACTACCCGGTCACGCTGTACCAGATCCAGACGAAGTACCGCGACGAAGCGCGTCCCCGCGCCGGCATCCTGCGCGGCCGCGAGTTCGTCATGAAGGACTCGTACTCCTTCGACCTCGACGACGAGGGCCTCGAGCGCTCCTACCAGGCGCACCGCGCCGCCTACACGAAGCTGTTCGACCGCCTCGGCCTCGAGTACGTCGTGGTCAAGGCGACGTCGGGCGCGATGGGCGGCTCGGCGTCGGAGGAGTTCCTCGCGGTCGCCGAGACCGGCGAGGACACCTACGTCCGCAGCACCGAGTCGGGTTACGCGGCGAACGTCGAAGCCGTCGTGACGCCCGCGCCGGCCGCGCAGCCGATCGAAGGCCGCCCCGAGGCGCAGGTGCACCACACGCCGAACACGCCGACCATCGAGTCGCTGGTGAACTTCCTCAACGCGGCCGGGCTCGGCCGCGAGTTCACCGCCGCCGACACCCTCAAGAACGTCATGCTCAAGACGCGTCAGCCGGGTGCGAAGGAGTGGGAGCTGGTCTGCGTCGCGCTCCCCGGTGACCGCGAAGTGGACATGAAGCGCCTCGAAGCGTCGCTCGAGCCCGCCGAGGTCGAGCTGCTCGACGAGGCCGACTTCAAGGCGAACCCGTTCCTGGTCAAGGGGTACATCGGCCCGAAGGCGCTGCAGGACAACGGCGTGCGCTACCTCGCCGACCCGCGGATCGCGCCCGGCACCGCCTGGGTCACCGGGGCCGACAAGGCCGACCACCACGTCGTCGACCTGCTCGCCGGCCGTGACTTCACCCCGGACGGCACCATCGAGGCCGCGGAGGTCCGCGAGGGCGACGCGTCGCCGGACGGCCACGGCACCCTGGTCGCCGCGCGCGGCATCGAGATCGGGCACATCTTCCAGCTCGGCCGCAAGTACGCCGACGCCTTCGAGCTGGACGCCCTGGGCCCCGACTCGAAGCCGATCCGGATCACGATGGGCTCCTACGGCGTGGGCGTCTCGCGGCTGGTCGGCGTGCTCGCCGAGCAGAACCACGACGACCTCGGCATCATCTGGCCGCGCGAGGTGTCGCCGTTCGACGTGCACATCGTCATCGCGGGCAAGGACGACGCCGTGCGCGCCGGCGCCGAGAAGCTCGCCGCCGAGCTCGACACGGCCGGCCTCGAGATCATCCTCGACGACCGCAAGGCCACCCCCGGCGTCAAGTTCGCCGACGCCGAGCTGGTCGGCGTGCCGACCATCCTGGTGGTCGGGCGCGGCCTGGCCAACGGTGTCGTCGAGGTCAAGGACCGGCGCTCGGGTGAGCGCGAGGAGATCGCGGTCGAAGCTGTCGTCGAGCACCTGGTCAAGCTCGTCCGGTCGTAA